Proteins encoded within one genomic window of Bacteroidales bacterium:
- a CDS encoding SMP-30/gluconolactonase/LRE family protein has product MNKLITLGLLLAFLIPATSVRAQGTSVYQQKPDDKEAYYFPVSDGKKDVSKELQDAINLVKKEYGFGIVFIPEGTYRISKTIYVPRAIRLIGYGKKRPLIVLSKNSPGFQQEIPNDKGKASYMFWFTNNVVEEGGQVHDAGASTFYSAMSNINLKIEDGNPHAVALRTHFAQHSFVSHIDIQIGNGKAGLFEVGNEMHNVRFFGGDYGIYTTKSSPGWPMMMVDTYFEKQKKAAIKTQEGGLAIVRMQVRNVPSVLDIDPNYSDKLFLENCLFDNVTGPAIIISNENNAGNQISLRNVDCQKVPVLVKYRRSETTVPGKGKIYRVKNYTHGLHVDHLAAEPEMRTDVELEELDKLPAPAKNDIPALPDVSTWVNIRDLGAKGDNETDDTRVFQEAIKKYPNIYIPQGWYIISEPLVLQPNTNLIGLNPISTQLILKESTPAFSGFGGPVPLVETPKGGTNIINSIGINTGGYNYRAVGCKWMAGADSYMNDVKFVGGHGGMNKGPQQSGRGQSGQAPGNITSGTNAWDCQYWSLWITDGGGGTFKDIWTASTFATSGIYVNSTSTEGRIYAMSVEHHTRNEARFSHVSNWKVYALQLEEESRESRYCQPLELDNCSDMLFTNLYMFQVIRVNTPYPYSIRTWNCRNIEFLNLHNYAQTKYTAVLPLYDMNTGIEVRPWEMTRLFISGDEAKTTPLNINATGQVQKHVTGFEFAQGTTADSKGNIYFCEQRMRRLYKWSVETNTVTPLADFPWEPLSLGCDSKDNLLVIFRYAPQPGHLVDGKQESVQQLPDTGGTSFSGWGNSGFSVWAYSINPDNPEETIQLLPKAPMGSINNIHKALYPANRWRDFHDFNTVVTFRPEECFVAPDGLTIIPRQYDLARACAVLEAFPGKPFYSSDEYDKRMVKMDVASDGTLSNMSYFVETGEFGSAVDKQGNLYVTDGQIYIFNKDGKSTGQIKVPERPLTMSFGGKNKDILFINSHQSLYSVKPGN; this is encoded by the coding sequence ATGAATAAACTCATCACTCTTGGTCTTTTACTGGCCTTTTTGATTCCCGCTACATCTGTCCGGGCGCAGGGAACATCTGTATACCAGCAAAAACCGGACGATAAAGAGGCTTACTATTTTCCTGTATCAGACGGGAAAAAAGACGTAAGTAAAGAATTACAGGATGCCATTAACCTGGTAAAAAAAGAATACGGTTTTGGCATTGTGTTTATTCCCGAAGGAACTTACCGGATATCCAAAACCATCTATGTCCCGAGAGCTATCCGGTTGATCGGTTATGGAAAGAAACGTCCTTTGATCGTGCTTTCGAAAAACTCACCCGGATTCCAGCAGGAAATACCCAATGACAAAGGAAAAGCCAGTTACATGTTCTGGTTCACCAATAATGTAGTGGAAGAAGGCGGACAGGTTCATGATGCAGGTGCCAGTACTTTTTACAGCGCCATGTCCAACATCAACCTGAAAATAGAAGACGGCAACCCCCATGCCGTGGCATTGCGGACACATTTCGCACAACATAGTTTTGTGTCACACATCGATATTCAGATAGGAAACGGGAAAGCCGGCCTGTTCGAAGTGGGGAACGAGATGCATAACGTCCGTTTTTTCGGCGGTGATTATGGGATTTATACGACCAAGTCCTCTCCCGGATGGCCCATGATGATGGTTGATACCTATTTCGAAAAACAGAAGAAAGCGGCCATTAAAACTCAGGAAGGAGGATTGGCAATTGTTCGTATGCAGGTAAGGAATGTTCCTTCTGTACTGGATATCGATCCGAACTATTCAGATAAACTGTTTTTGGAAAACTGCCTGTTCGATAATGTTACCGGACCTGCTATCATTATCAGTAACGAAAACAATGCTGGCAACCAGATCAGCCTGAGGAATGTGGATTGCCAAAAAGTGCCTGTACTCGTAAAATACAGACGCAGTGAAACCACCGTTCCGGGAAAAGGAAAAATATACCGTGTGAAAAATTACACACATGGTCTGCACGTCGATCACCTTGCTGCAGAACCGGAAATGCGCACCGATGTGGAGCTGGAAGAACTGGACAAACTACCCGCCCCTGCAAAAAACGATATCCCGGCATTGCCGGATGTGTCCACCTGGGTCAACATTCGTGACCTGGGCGCTAAAGGTGATAATGAAACCGACGATACCCGTGTATTTCAGGAAGCCATCAAAAAATACCCCAATATTTATATACCGCAGGGATGGTATATCATTTCGGAACCATTGGTATTGCAACCCAATACCAACCTGATCGGGCTTAATCCCATTTCCACCCAGCTGATACTGAAAGAAAGCACGCCCGCATTCAGTGGTTTCGGCGGACCTGTACCTCTGGTAGAAACACCCAAAGGTGGGACCAATATCATCAATAGTATCGGGATCAATACCGGAGGATATAATTACCGTGCTGTCGGCTGTAAATGGATGGCAGGAGCCGATTCCTACATGAACGACGTTAAATTCGTGGGTGGACACGGAGGGATGAACAAAGGTCCGCAACAGTCGGGGCGCGGGCAATCCGGACAGGCTCCCGGAAATATCACATCCGGAACCAACGCATGGGACTGCCAGTACTGGAGTCTCTGGATCACCGATGGCGGAGGCGGTACATTCAAAGATATCTGGACAGCCAGTACTTTTGCCACAAGCGGTATTTATGTCAACAGTACATCCACCGAAGGACGTATCTATGCCATGTCTGTGGAACATCACACGCGTAATGAAGCCCGGTTCAGCCATGTTTCCAACTGGAAAGTATATGCCCTTCAACTGGAGGAAGAAAGCCGGGAAAGCCGTTATTGCCAACCATTGGAACTCGATAATTGTTCCGATATGCTGTTCACCAACCTGTATATGTTTCAGGTAATACGCGTTAATACACCTTATCCGTACTCTATCCGGACATGGAACTGCCGCAATATCGAATTCCTGAACCTGCACAACTATGCGCAGACCAAATATACGGCTGTTTTACCCTTGTATGATATGAACACCGGTATAGAAGTACGTCCCTGGGAAATGACCCGTTTGTTCATTTCGGGTGATGAAGCAAAGACAACGCCTCTGAATATCAATGCTACGGGTCAGGTGCAAAAGCATGTGACCGGATTTGAATTTGCACAGGGAACTACCGCCGACAGTAAAGGAAATATCTATTTCTGCGAACAACGTATGCGTCGCTTATATAAATGGTCTGTGGAAACCAACACGGTAACCCCGTTGGCCGATTTTCCGTGGGAACCGCTATCATTGGGTTGCGACAGCAAGGATAATCTTCTGGTCATTTTCAGGTATGCACCGCAACCGGGACACTTGGTAGATGGAAAACAGGAGTCAGTACAACAATTGCCGGATACCGGAGGAACTTCATTCAGTGGCTGGGGTAACTCCGGATTCAGTGTATGGGCTTATTCCATCAACCCTGATAATCCGGAGGAAACCATTCAGCTATTACCCAAAGCGCCAATGGGAAGTATCAATAACATACACAAAGCCCTGTATCCTGCCAACAGATGGCGTGATTTCCATGACTTCAATACAGTGGTTACGTTCAGACCGGAAGAATGCTTCGTAGCCCCCGACGGACTCACCATTATACCCCGCCAGTACGATCTGGCACGTGCATGTGCCGTGCTGGAAGCCTTCCCGGGTAAACCCTTCTATTCTTCCGACGAATACGACAAAAGAATGGTAAAAATGGATGTCGCTTCCGACGGGACACTTTCCAATATGAGTTACTTCGTGGAAACAGGTGAATTCGGATCGGCAGTTGATAAACAGGGAAACCTGTATGTCACTGATGGACAAATTTACATTTTCAATAAAGATGGAAAAAGTACCGGACAAATCAAGGTTCCCGAAAGGCCGTTGACCATGTCGTTCGGAGGGAAGAACAAAGATATCCTGTTCATCAATTCACATCAGTCGTTGTATTCGGTAAAGCCTGGTAATTAA